The Centroberyx gerrardi isolate f3 chromosome 12, fCenGer3.hap1.cur.20231027, whole genome shotgun sequence genome has a window encoding:
- the id4 gene encoding DNA-binding protein inhibitor ID-4, producing MKAVTPVRPQKDSSSSSSQLSLHYLSERSLNIARCRMEEEDLFCLQYDMNDCYSRLKRLVPTIPQDKKVSKVEILQHVIDYILDLQLALETHPSLHKQQPQPQRTGTCPPPASNPSRTPLTVLNIDHQRTSIVKKPEDSILCR from the exons ATGAAGGCTGTTACTCCAGTCCGCCCCCAGAAGgactcctcctccagcagcagccagctcTCCCTGCACTATCTCTCGGAGCGCAGCCTCAACATCGCCCGGTGCAGGATGGAAGAGGAGGACCTGTTCTGCCTGCAGTACGACATGAACGACTGCTACAGCCGGCTGAAGCGCCTGGTGCCCACCATACCGCAGGATAAGAAAGTCAGCAAAGTGGAGATCCTCCAGCATGTCATAGACTACATCCTGGACCTGCAGCTGGCCCTGGAGACGCACCCTTCTCTCcacaaacaacaaccacagccacAGCGGACCGGGACCTGCCCTCCTCCCGCCTCCAACCCCAGCCGGACACCGCTGACGGTCCTCAACATTGACCACCAG AGGACGTCAATAGTCAAAAAGCCGGAGGACTCAATTTTATGCCGCTGA